The sequence AGGATTGAGGATGACTGTTAGTAAGCTTAACCGGTCACGTCCACTACCTTCATATATTTAATTGGAAGGAAAAAAAACCTCAATCTGTGTTTGAAGGGAAAGATAGTGGATTTCTTCGAAGGATAAAACCCAAGGAGATACATCTCTTTCTGTAGAGATGGTGTTTAATAGGGATGGGCATCATTGGTCCCACTGTAACCCGTAATGGGTGAGTAGTTCCATATGATTTTTAGTACTATACGGTTGTGTTCTCAATCAAAGGTATCTATTATCATTCACTTGAAGGGTCCAACAAAGATCTTGGTTTGATCAAGTTCGGGCCTAATCGAGACGTGTTATAATGTGGAATCAGTGTGGGATTGACGATTACACCAAGGTACTCGAAAATCTCTCACTGTCATCCTCTTTGATAATGCATATTTGAAGGTTATTCAAGAGGCATCAGTAGACTTACCATCTTCTGGTGAAAAGACGTAGTCTATAAAGGAGCAAGCCATAAGGACTCTGTAGATTGCGAGAATGCATGTTCTAATACTTGCCCGGGCTCATCTGCTTCCAACAATCCAACAAAGTGAGTTTCACAGAAGgaaggtgtaacaccccgtattcaagtacgtgtataggcgtattcaagtacgtgtattggtcttatttatatggaattaattttattttattttatttatactgaaATTtgccgtcgatggttccatacgaaggttattgaataagctttccaacgatataaagatttccaaaaacggataggtttcagatataatcgagcacgttcgaaactataaaacggtggccgggatattgggaatagtaaatgtgcaggaaaatttcctgcacacaaactactgaggccagacaattttttgggtcaaatttgaacgatcataactcccttaatataatgaactgggagatctgcgacctatgaaaagaaatatctttgagccttctttccaatgcaattggtttcatccaaatccaacgtctgagtaaggagttatactcgttttacttcagcctctcaaaatagatttttaggatcaacttcaaacgatcataactccttgtacaggacgaactgggtgtcctactttatatgaaatgaaagccctttgaattatctttccaactataccaattttgcccaaatccgatatcggagaaaagagttatgatcgatctactttagcttatcaaaacagtccaccaaaggacagatttgatattatttaaattttaaaggcactttggtcattccctatgatattatggacgggaatatgtgtacatatacatgtatatgagttcaaaaactcattttcatcattaatcattgagaaagaacaaaccctagccaaatttgacctttaaattacttttgattcaaccgtagaaaatccaaagtaatccgataactgcgtttgtcatctcgagagcttcgaacgacacctattatttgtgcaaacaggattgcataatcaagaggtgaattctaaggtatgaatattatttgcctttgttctcttccatatgtatatatgtgatagaggattatatgtattggttgttattgaaaggtgatagaaatagggttatggactattttgcatggtttgattgtattgaattgtgaaaggaggatatgttaattgggttatgaaaggtggatatggtaattgagttatggaaggtggatatggtgatatactattgaattgatgattatctatgtctatggctcaatttggtttaatggattggttggaaggataaatgaatccaaacttgatattggaggatgttgtatgaatatgcatgacatgtaaatgtaattggagtataagaaggttaaagtgacaccctttatggtgtaattaacgcttactacttaaccacttgtttggtgaattcaaataattgaattgtgacatttggtcgctaatactagattgctatatatgttcattgtagataagtaatccgaaaaggagaagtccatttgggactagtattgaaggttgacagtcaggtatgtaaagcatactctataccatatctttggcatgaaagtgaacaattattctattaagaaagtttccaaagttattcaataacatgtgatccataatggttttgtatgatgtcctacgttaccaatgaacttgttttcaccctacaagatgtcaagacattccaatacttacttgttttccaaatcttacatgtttattgcactaatgaatgtcagaaggtatccggttactcaaacaagatccatgtgctattaatgactccaaaacatttcattgatataccaataagttcctacttcattgttatggcattgatgactccaaaatactttattgatgtgccaatgagttcttacttcattgttattgcattgatggtttatttatatgtctcttattgatatatcattgtttcaaagtatcaaaaatgtggtggcgaccgaaataacaatctcaaagattaattgaactaagtgatggaagttctctcttatcgggtggtatcccaggggcataagcctatcatgggtagatccctagttatgtgtttatgggtggtatcccaggggcataagcctagcatgggtcgatcacagttgatatgtactggaggcagcctaatggtcacagtatagtacagtaatgattacaaagatgataagaacgaaagtaaagtgattgaataaatacaatgtacaggttgtcacaagttctagtaagtgtggtccactccgattacgatttattcacttgtttctgatttctattgagctcctatatcatatgtgattatctacagctttacatactcagtacatatttcgtactgacgtcccccatgggggacctgcatttcatgctgcaggcacaggtacctcagctcatacaacacacaagtaggagccaggatatctagttgcttttggtgagctccagtttacttcggggctttccgtgtcatatccagtcacttttggtattgtatagaagttagttatatggcggggtgtgtcccgaccttagttaaactctgtgtattgtctagaggctttgtagacctaatgtacagtcaaggcggtgttttgttaatagacgtgatggctccaacggccaagtattgtatatacatatatatgtgtgcttgagcttatacaggtgattatttccttttatatgcgacatgatgttgtccgaattttgggttgtcatagaggtatgcatgggaagtataaggttatgagatggttctcccgaacctcctcggttacgggtgtcagtctgccccaataggatttgaggcgtgacagaaGGCTGGTTTGTCAATGCTTGAACTGATTGATCTAAGTGAGCTACGAGGTTAGTCTTCTAAGATCAACTTGCTTCAAAGTGGCCAAACATTATTTGTTAATTGAAGGAATGATCCTATCAGTGATTATGTACTAGGCCTATCTAATGAATTGAGTCTTCCAAGAAAGGTTTCTAATAAATCTGCTAATTGAGGTTCTAGATTCGTTCAAAAGGCAGAAAGGAATAGGCTAAGGGCCGTACCTTAATTATCCCTAACCATATTGATGTTCCTGAGTTCTAGTCTTTCTGGTAGCCAATGATCTAAGGGAGCTAGCAGTGCAAAGATACTCAAAAGTGGTACGCGCACATAAAAAGCAGTTGGACGGGTCTTTCTCTGTTTTGTTCCTTCCTCGGCAAGCTTGGGAGTTTCCTGATGTAAGCTCCCTGGGTACGGTTTCGGAGTTTATGTAAATACCCTATCTTCAAAGGGAGCTGCTGACTTAAGGTATCCTCTGATCCGAGGGTGAGCTAGAATTTCGTATGGTGAAGAGGAAAGGAAGAAGTCATTGTAAAGGAAGACGACATTGACCATTTTCGTTGCCTGCCTAAAGGCTTATTGGTAGCTCTTAGGTTCTCTGTCAGTAGAGTGATTGCCAAAACCTAGGTATGTTTTCGGAGAATAATAAGAAGAGACGGTTGTAGCTTTTAGAGACTATCCTCTGCAGCTGTAGCTACGTGGAAGCCAGCTGCTTAAAGACAAGCCCCCTAACCATTCCGCTATTCATGCCCTAAAGCAAGGGAATCCGCTCTGACCCACCACCATGGTAGGAATTGCCAGATTTACAGTTTATGAATCCTTGTAATACAAGTTCTTTCCTCTAACGATGGCTACTTCCTATTCAAGTGCCACTTATCTTAACACAACTCGGGCTAATCGACTCCCAGCCTAGCTAGACCTGGTGAAAGCAATCAAGCCAAAGCAAGACTGATTCCTTCAACGGTAAGAGCTGCAGATGAAATAGCAGTGGTTATGCCGACATTTTCCCTTATCTTATCGTTGGATTACCGGATTCCATTCTTTCGGTTAGGAAGGAGGTTCACTTAGAGCTTTCCCGGGAATCATGCGCAAATCGTGGCATTAATACATCTGGTTTcagatgtatcataatgatacatctgATAAAATTATTCGATAccaattcaaaattcaatctcacacaaaaataaatagtttacatatgtcaaacatatgttaaatgtatcaaacatttataaatgaattaaatatatGAATCAATATTAAAAAGTATCTATCATATTATCATCAGTTATCTGACAACAAATGTATCATTCATATCtacaaatgtatcactcatatgTATCACCGTTTTATAGTACAAaaatgtatcaagaaattaacaacattatatatgtatttagCATACTAATCAAAAATATACGTACCAATGCCGAATTAATAAAAGATTTTTTAGCTTCTACATTATGAAGATTCTTCAACAGAATATGAATGTTTGTCAACAAGAAACACAATAAAGCTTtctaaattttaatgaaaaaaataataatagagatGATTTAAAAACCAAAATTGTAAATTGCAAATAATaagatttgatgattttttttttttaaagatatttaagAGATTCTCTTCCATGGTTTACTCTCTTAAAATAATGCAAATCTAATAGTACTTCtttatttaatatgtatcaaGTGGAAAAGGAAATATCTgagattttatgatatattttaaaagataaaaactaTTACTAGTATGTATTTATCCCTCTTAAATTTCTGTTTTTGCTTAATTTTTAGGAgaaaggacagaaacgacacttcaaattaaactattttcatgaaaatggtcatggaatttaaattcaactttctagccatttaagtaaactgttgttataaatacatatacaacaagatttattgcccttgatttactcaaattagttgagttaaataatgaataattatcacatctaattaaattctcataaattactcttattaaaattagtagattcctttttcaaatcaaactcaaatatgaaaattattatttccatgatcttcaaaatatcattctcttatatctctaactattttttcttgttagttttttcattttttgtatcttttgttaattttaatttctttttctttttcatttttttctttccactttattttctctcttctacttctctttttttcatttttttcatttttttattttttcgttttctcgtattttttttggttttcttcttcttcttctttttatttttttatttttttattttttttgcttttgtttttacacttctatttctaatttctatttccctttcttctttttttcctttttcacttctttatttttttcgaatttttctttttttgttttttctattttttgcttttctatcactatattttatttttaaaagacaaatatctatatcatatatacatattaaaaaaatatagaaaataaataggcatacagatctgcatatgtatttatggtaaaaaacatacatatatatctgcatacgtatttacaaaaatacatatctgactcacatgtatatataaacatataagacacaaaatctctacaacaaaaatgacaattatatacatacacatatacatataggtaataaaaaaatccatgatacatatcttaaacaacaaaagaaaacaaataagtacatatgttaccctctaaaatgacatagtatgtacagttcaaagacaaatccaacaccgtataaaataaatatagctctgcatatatatttataaaatatatacctgatccatatatatattcttattttatatgagtcacctttgtatttcgcaaatacatatgaaaatatatagtatagttacgtttgttactgtttaatataaatatgatatgtatttcgtaaatacatatgtttGTATGTTTTGTACTATAAATAAATATCCAGATATGTATGGCCATGTATTTGGTATGTTATTTGAATATGTGTATgcgatatacatatttgtctttttaaaataaaagttcgagatagaagagtaaaaataacgaaaaaaaacaaaaagaaaaaaatgaaaaaagagaagtgaaaaagaaaaaaaaagaaagagagagaaatagaattgtaaaaataaaagaaaaaaataaaataaaataaaaagaagaagaagaaaacgaaaataggaaaaaaaagacatgagaaaggaaaaaaaaaaaagaaaacgaaaaagaagataaaaaataaagtggaaagaaaaaatgaaaaagaaaaaaatcaaaattaaaaaataataaaaaataagatgaaaaaaactaacaagaaaataaAGGTGAACATATTAGAGAATGAAAGacaataatgatgttttattttgaaatcttgaagatcatggagataattatcttcaaatatgaaaagagaaagagaaaaggaaaaaaatagaagagagaaaataaagtggaaataaaaaaataaaaaaataaaataagatgaaataaaaaGGGGTAAAAGATATGGTTATATTTAGGGGAGGTGAAATaggaaaatgtaaagtagtgagtGTAAAACATGTACCTGcttagttaatgagtaaaataatgttattcttgtaataaactataattttacaaaaatattactatttattgtaattataatcttaaatatactattttctgtaattttttcaacGAAATAAAAGACCAGGCCAAAGTTTGAGCTAGACCTCTACGCCTATGTGGTTTACAATGGTAAGGCTAAAAAAGCCCAAATAATTGCGGATGAAAAGAGCCTATTAGACTTTACGTAGGCgtttaatcatgatattttttttaatttttatttaaaaattattttatttaataaaaaagatgaaaataatagTGTTTGTTTATAAAAGTTCTTTcacttttgtaaaaaaaaaaatttagaaagtgacttatttttaaaaaataactctaatttatatttataaataaacacaacatcaaattcaatttaGTCCGTCCCCCAAAGATGTCATCTTCCCTTATTCAATACACTTTTGTTTTTATTAATCTCACCTATAAGATCTCACTTAAATAAAAAcagtaataatatatatttttttaataaaaaataaattataataaataaaatggaaGAGAGAAAGTATTTTGATGGCGGAGAAGAATAAGATTGTGGCTTCATGTCATGGGGCCCACAGCTGGGTGACCCATCAGCGGGCGGAGTATAGTGACCCATGTTAAAGAAAGTTGCCAAATTCCGAAACAGGTTCAAGGACCCTAAATCTTGGAGAGCCGCCTTTGTGGCTATGAAACTTGTAAATTGGATAGGCCTTCTATGGTTTATATTGCCTTACAATAACAATATCTTCCACTTcattaaattaaatcaaataCTACTCTTATCTCTTTTCTACTTCAATTCCAAGACAGCACTCATGGAAGATACGCCTATGCCCCACAAACAATTCAATTTGTGGTTTCCCTCTCTTTCCGTTTCTAGTTTAACTTAGTTTAATAtgttaatggagaaatttttATACACTGACACTGATAGATTATTATAGTATCATACAAAACTACCTGTTATTACAGGTTAACTTAACCAATTTTACACTTTTAAGAACATACATTATGCTAAGTTTGGATGTATTACCCGTAAGAATAAGTAATGAGTACCAAATGTCATATGATTATAAGATTTTAAACACTATACTTAGTGGTTAATTGACTTTAACATGGGTAAAAAGAAGAGGATATGGAATATGAGTCAGCTGGCGCCACAAGGACCataaatttatccaaatttcTACCACCACCCAAACCCCATCTTCAAATACAGACAAAAACATTCACTACAACTCTTTTgagagagtgtgtgtgtgtgtgtgtgtgtgtgtgtgtgtgtttggaaGACAGCTGCAATGGCTATGGCAATAGCTCTTCGGAGGCTTTCATCTACAGTTGACAAACCCGTTAAGCATCTCTACAATGGTGGCTCTCTCTATTACATGGTTCGTCTTAACTTGTTTATTTACATTGCCACCTACtccttcattttaatttattcatttacttTCCTTTTCACTTTGTTTCACTAAGAATGCTCTTCTTTTTTGGcataaatatttcactttcttaaaTTCCATGCCCAGTGCTCTGTTTGTCGTTGTCAGCTTATTGATTAATTCGTGATGTTGTTGCAGTCATCTTTGCCTAATGAAGCTGTATATGACAAGGAAAAATCTGGAGTCACTGTAAGCTCGTGATGAATTGGAAGCAACGTGTTATTTGAACTTATactcctttttttttcatttctgaCTTGAAAGCCTGAATCTTTTTCAGTGGCCAAAGCAGCTGAATGCTCCTCTAGAGGTTGTTGATCCTGAGATTGCTGACATTATTGAGCATGAGAAAGCCCGCCAATGGAAggttctatctttttctctttcttttttttctcctttttccctCATTTCTCACTCACTCAAATTTTGTTCATTTACTTAAACTGATAAAGCTTACGGCAAAGGGATTAAGGCTTACTTCATTGATCTTACAGTTTTGGCTACCATTGGAGCAGTGCACCCCCGACCCCCGCTGCTTGTTTCAGATTGCagcaaattagaaaatttaacaAAGTAATATTTGTCTGGGATTTGAATCCTGGTTTGCCATGGTTTTCACTCACTTTATTGTCCTCTGGACCACACCTTTGAGTGTAAATGCCTTTTAGAAATAAACTTATCAATCTTCTGTCAAGAACATTGAATGCTTAGCTAAAAAGTCTTTATCAGAAATAAAAAGGCTAGCTACAAATTATATACTATATCTTATTTCTTTTACTCTTCTTATCACACATAGCATCTGTTTTTGCTGGTTGTCTTACTTTTGTTTAAGATGCAACGAAGCAGTTAGAACTTAGGTATGGAAGTTAAATGTCTTAACAAGGTTCAAAATGCTTTCTTTAGGGGCTCGAACTTATTCCCTCAGAAAATTTCACTTCTGTTTCGGTGATGCAAGCTGTTGGATCAGTCATGACTAACAAGTACAGTGAAGGATATCCTGGTGCCAGATACTATGGAGGAAATGAGTATGCAGAATTTTCTATTTTTCGTTCTTCTAAGATTTTTGTCATTAACCTGTATTTTCTGTCATATATCAACTTCAGATTTTCTTTTCCTATTATGAAAGAATGAGTGGCTGTTCAGGTACATAGACATGGCAGAAACCTTATGCCAGAAGCGTGCTTTGGAAGCATTCAGGTTGGATCCTGCAAAATGGGGAGGTAATAAATTTCTTTCATTTAGAACGTAGTCCTCTGATTATATTTCATAACCTAAATAGTGCTACAAAATAAAAGTACCCATCCTCAATTAACTTTTCGTGATTGCAGTGAATGTGCAGCCTTTATCAGGATCACCCGCTAATTTTCATGTTTACACTGCATTGCTAAAACCTCATGAGCGAATCATGGCTCTTGATCTTCCTCATGGTGGACATCTTTCTCATGGATATCAGGTGCTTCTATATTGTTATTTCTCATCCTAAATGACTGGTTTTCTGGCTGTCGTGAACTAATACTATTGCTTAAAAAAGTGCTTGCACTTAAGACGCTTGCACTAGTGGTTTGCAGCGTAAATGCTATACTCCTTCCAGAGTCCTTTGTAAAGGGCAACTAATGTTTCCTGTGGCTTCTATGAGGCATTTTGCTTATATATATTACTtatgttcttttattttagcATTCTTGTGGATGAAGAATTTCTCAGATTTAGTCCAACTCCCCATAAATTTTATCTGATATGTGAGTAAAGGACAGTTTAAACTCAAATGCTGTTACACGTGTCTGTATGCAATTTCTATCAGGTTGGTTCAGATATTGCATTGATCTTTGTTAGTCAAGATGTTGTTGATGCTTTGCCACTCTAGAGGACCAAACTTCTCTACTTTAAGATCAAGCATGATCTTAAATCTGGAAGAGTTTACCTGTAAACTTGAGTAATATGAAGTTCATCACATGTGAACTGATGCATATATGAGTTCATGTACCTCTTGTCATACATGTTGTACAGATCTGGAGTTAAAGTCGGCTTATTTCGTGGATAaacttgatttcttctttctagtACAATTATTGTATGGTTTAATGTTAATTACATTCATATATAGGGTTGTCTTATGTTATGTTTAATTATCACAGACTGATACGAAGAAGATATCTGCAGTCTCTATATTCTTTGAGACAATGCCATACAGACTCAATGAGAGCACTGGCCTTATTGACTATGATCAGGTAGTTTTCTGCTTTCTTATAGGTCTATTGATTTAACTTCGACCATTGACCCTCTCCTTTTGAATGGTGTACCTATATAATCATATTGAATATTGTAAATCCAGTTTCTTTTTAAGAGTTTGCTGTCATTTGATAAAAGTTCCATGGAGGCACAgagcataatataacatgatgaAAACTAAAAGTAACGTAATGCGCTATCAGATTGATCCGTCCTTGATTCAGTGCAATGATTTCCAGATTACTTGTTATTAGTAGGAGACAATAATTTGGAGCTGACATTGCCTCCATTATTACATTTTTCAGATTAGTTCGATGTTCTTCTACTTCTTATAACTGATTTTTCATCTGGTTTATAAATGTTTATTCAGATAATTAAGTACTATTGAAGGCTGATCTACTTTACTTCGTGCTTGGGATGTTACATTCTTATTAACAGATACCTACTCTTTTTGAACACTTTCtaactctttatttttccatGCAGCTTGAGAAAAGTGCCGTACTCTTTAGGCCAAAATTAATTGTTGCTGGTGCTAGTGCCTACGCACGTCTTTATGATTATGAAAGAATCCGGAAGGTTAACTTTACTTTAACATAGTACAATAACTACTTAGGTGTCTATATCAACTTGATAAACTTTAGAGACGGTATTTGAACTTGTGCCTTTTTGCATATCTGGCAGGTTTGCAACAAACAGAAAGCTATCTTGTTAGCAGATATGGCACACATTAGTGGATTGGTTGCAGCTGGAGTGATTCCATCACCATTTGATTATGCTGATGTTGTCACTACCACAACCCACAAGTCCCTTCGTGGGCCTCGTGGTGCTATGATTTTCTACAGGAAGGGTGTTAAAGAGGTTAACAAGCAAGGCAAGGAGGTTAGTTGAAGATCAGACTTCCACTTAACTGTCACTCAAGCGTCAAATCTTTTAATATTTAACCAGTTCTTTAGGACTCATTTCTACTTCCTGGCTTAGTCTAAGAGACATATGGCCTACTAGCTAGTGTCAAAACTAATAGCATAATTATGCTAATTTTGAAGGTTTTGTACGACTTTGAAGACAAAATTAACCAGGCAGTCTTTCCTGGACTTCAAGGTGGTCCCCACAATCACACCATTACTGGCTTGGCAGTTGCCTTGAAACAGGTTTCATATCTTTACAACAGCATTTTTGATAGTTCTGTTAATTGTAAAGCAACTGGCTAAGTAAAGGATCTTCTTATTCATTATTTAGGGACGTAAAAGATCTTTGTATGCTTGCGGTGAAGTAAGCCTTTTGAGATTTAATAGCTGAAGGATTTTGATCTTAGTTCAGCAAATGATTTTGTGAAACAAGTAGAAGACAGAGCACTTATTGCCCCAGAATTTTACGAACACCTGTAGATAGCACTTCTGATGTCTTACTATATCGTATTTTTTTTGCTCAAAGTGTGAAAAACATATGATTATATGAAGCAGCTTTTCAAGGAATGCAATCTAAATCTTGAAAATGTCTACAAACAAAGATGAATGTAATTTATGTACTACTGAATTCGAAGAGTTTTGAGGTTCTGGAAGAACTGACCTCTCTAGCCATTGGAAATTCTTCTTTCTCCTTGTTAGCTTCAACACTTTCTGAAATAACTTCACTAACTCGGAAGGCATTCCATTTTGCTCATGAGTATTTTTTAGGTAAATATCAAAATTGTTGTTATGGTGcttgttcttatttttcttctaatccTACTAAATGCAGGCAGTGACTCCAGAATACAGAGCTTACCAAGAGCAAGTCCTCAGCAACTCCTCAAAATTTGCCCAGGTATGAGTCGATGAAATATGCAGTTCCCAATAGAAGCATATTAGTGAAATTTAACCTATAAAATATGGTTGAGTCATTATCTCCCTAATATTGCTTTCTTCATTGCTGCTGCATATTTTTCAATCTTGCAGGCTTTAGGGGAGAAGGGCTATGACCTTGTCTCTGGAGGAACCGATAATCACTTGGTTTTGGTGAACCTGAAAAACAAGGTAAAGTACGAACTCTTAG comes from Capsicum annuum cultivar UCD-10X-F1 chromosome 2, UCD10Xv1.1, whole genome shotgun sequence and encodes:
- the LOC107860120 gene encoding serine hydroxymethyltransferase, mitochondrial, producing MAMAIALRRLSSTVDKPVKHLYNGGSLYYMSSLPNEAVYDKEKSGVTWPKQLNAPLEVVDPEIADIIEHEKARQWKGLELIPSENFTSVSVMQAVGSVMTNKYSEGYPGARYYGGNEYIDMAETLCQKRALEAFRLDPAKWGVNVQPLSGSPANFHVYTALLKPHERIMALDLPHGGHLSHGYQTDTKKISAVSIFFETMPYRLNESTGLIDYDQLEKSAVLFRPKLIVAGASAYARLYDYERIRKVCNKQKAILLADMAHISGLVAAGVIPSPFDYADVVTTTTHKSLRGPRGAMIFYRKGVKEVNKQGKEVLYDFEDKINQAVFPGLQGGPHNHTITGLAVALKQAVTPEYRAYQEQVLSNSSKFAQALGEKGYDLVSGGTDNHLVLVNLKNKGIDGSRVEKVLEAVHIAANKNTVPGDVSAMVPGGIRMGTPALTSRGFVEEDFVKVAEFFDAAVKIAEKVKAGTQGTKLKDFVATLESSAPIKSEIAKLRHDVEEYAKQFPTIGFEKETMKYKN